The following nucleotide sequence is from Paenibacillus odorifer.
ATGAAGGGAAGGGTTATGGAAAAATGAAGAAAAATAAGTTTTTAGCGTGGTTACTCATTGTAGCTGTATTTATCACGACATTCTCTACAAGTGTTATCCCAGCTCAAGCAAATGGAGCAAGCTCTACCCTTAAAGGGTATGTATCTGTATCCGTAGAGAAATTCACCTTAGGCCAAGGGTATATTAAGGAACCTATTAAAGTTCCGATTTATGAAGGCGATAATGGCGCATCTTTAATAACACGTGCGCTAGGAGATGGGAATTATAGACATTTAGGAAATATAGATAGTGGTTTTTATTTATCAGAAGTTAAAGATAGTGGCAGAAGCGAAGTCAATATTCCACAATATATTTTAGATATGATTTCAGCCGATGGGAATACAGTCGGCACTAAAGCAGACCCAGAGTGGTTAAGTCAGTTTGACTACACCTCCATGTCGGGTTGGATGTATGCAGTAAATAATGTGTTTCCTCCGTTTGGGATGACCGATTATAAGCCTCAAGACGGTGACATCATTCGAACTCAGTTCACCACTTATGGCTATGGTTCTGATCTTGGTGGCTGGGGAGAAATCCCCGTTCAACTTGCCAATAAGGATGCTTTAACTGCGGAAATCGCCGAGATTAACAGTGACCCTAATAAAGAAACTATTTTGGACAGACCAGTAGTACAATCGGCAGTTTATCAAGCCTATTCCGTGCTCGAAAATATGGCAAGCTCTCAAATAAGTGTAGATCATGCACTTGTAGGGCTTAACCATGCATTAGACATAGAACCCCCTGTTATTACAGTAAGTGGCATACAAGATAAACAGGAAGTATCCAATAAAGAAATAAGCTTCAAAGTAGCTGTCACAGACAATGTATATAGTGACATCATTCCAGAAGTGAAGCTGAATGGTGTTACTTTATCACCTGCGAATGGGGAGTACAAAGCTTCTCTGAATTCAGGCAGTAATGCAATTACTGTAACGGCTCTTGACGGAGCTGGAAACAAAACAAATGTAACTTATCAAGTTACTTACAAACTGGAAACTACAGTTGCCGTCAAACAACAGTTAGATAAAAGCCTTGCCTATATTCTAAACACTGTAAAGAATCCGTCGTTTGGTACAGGTAGTGGAGAATGGTCGATCCTTTCTCTGGCACGGGCGAACTATACAGTACCTAACGGTTATTACGATCTTTATTACAACAATGTAGCGACGAAAATAGCATCGATCATTAAAGAGGATGGAAAACTCGACGCCAATAAAAGCACAGAGAATTCCAGAGCGATTCTAGGGCTTACCTCTATCGGAAAAGATATCACAAATGTTGCGGGATATGATCTGAGAAAAGCACTCGCTGATTATCAATATATCCAAAAGCAAGGCAATAATGGTCCGATTTTTGCTCTGATTGCGCTAGATAGCCATAACTATGAGATCCCTGTAGTTGATGGAGTTACAGAACAGACCACAAGAGAAAAACTAGTTCAGTATATTTTAGATAAAGAGGTTAAAAAAGGTACAGAAGAAGCTGGTGGCTGGGCATTAGGCGTAACCAAAGCAGATGTCGATATGACTGCGATGGCGATGCAAGCTCTTGCACCTTATTATGCAACCCGAGATGATGTAAAAGCCGCCGTGGATCGGGCCATCCAATGGCTGTCCGATAACCAAAACAATCAAGGCGGATTTACAAGCTGGGGAAGCACTAGCAGCGAAAGTATCTCACAGGTAATTGTAGCCTTAACTGGTGTGGGCGTAGATCCGCACACGGACGCTAGATTTGTTAAAAGTGGAAATTCGCTTATTGATGCACTGCTTAGCTTTGCTGCACCTGAGGGTGGATTTAAGCATATCCTCACAGGCAAAGTGGACAATATGGCAACGGACCAAGGTACGTATGCACTTGTGTCTTATGATCGTCTGATCAATCATAGCAACCGTCTCTTTGATATGAATGATGTGAAAGTGGAACAACCAGAAGAACCGGGGCCTGGGCAACCAGAGGGTCCGAAAGAATTTCCGTTACCTTCTGGGGAGAACCCGAAAGTTGAAATCCCAAATGACGCTAATGATTATATCGTTCCGATCAGCACTGGAGATAGCAACAAAGAAATCACAGTAGCTATTCCGGAGGGAAATCAATCGAAGGTTAGTGTCAATTTACCAAGTAACAGCGACCTTCCTCAGATAGAGGCCATAAAAGGTAACGTATCTGTAGTCATTCCTAAGGGTGCAAAAGTTACAAGTGGGGATGCCTCTGCAATTGAACTGATTTCAGCTTTAACCGGTGGAGAATCTGCACTAAAAGATAGCGTGAATCAGATTATTCCCGGGGACAAGAAGCTTGATAACATTCTTCAAACATTTTCCATGGGTGGTAGTGCAAGAGTAGAATTCAGTCAATTTATTACGTTAACCTTTAAGGACCTTAAAGGAAAAGATGCAGCTTATATTCAAAATGGCACTCCTCATGCCATTCAAAAATTTGCAAGTGATGACTTAGGTTTTGCAAGCGGTAAGTCTGAGTATGCCTATGATAGTGGAAATGATTTAATTGTAAAAACCAATCACTTCACTGACTACATTGCTTATGCTTCCAGTGCAGTACAAACACCTGGCGGCGACGGTGGTAACGGTAATGGCGGAGGTAATGGTAGTGGAAATGGTGAAGGAAATGGCGGCAACAATGGTGGCGGAACCACTCCATCGAAACCATATGTAATCCTGTCCGTGGATAAGCTTACGATTAATAAGGGATATGTTGTTCCATCTGTACAGGTAGAGCTACAATCTGGTGACACAGTGTGGTCTGTACTAAAAAGAGTGCTGGATAGCCGCGGTATCGACTATAGAGATTCCTGGAACAGTGACTTTGGAAGTGTATATGTTGAATCCATAGCTGGTGATGGGGAATTTGACCATGGCAGCGGCAGTGGATGGATGTATAATGTGAATGGGAAATATCCTAATTATGGTGCATCTTCATATGACCTAAGTGCCGGGGACAGAATTCAGTGGCGTTATACTACGAATTTGGGTGTGGATCTAAATGCACCGATACCAACGATGAGCCCAACCCCAACGCCTAAGCCTGGTGCTACTCCGGCTCCTGGTGGGGGAGCTACTCCGGAAGGCAGTGGTGATCCAAATGTGAGTCCATCTCCAACAGTGACTCCTAAGGATCCTACCCAGAATACGAATGATATTAAACAACTGTATACAGATGCTGATAAGATCTCTTCCTGGGCCTATTCAGCGATTGAAACAGCTACAGTAAAAGGATATATCCAAGGGAACAATGGTCAGGTGAATCCGAAGGCTTATATCACAAGAGCGGAGTTCACTAAGATTCTCGTTTCTGCATTAGAACTTGATATTAAGAGTGATAAAGGCATTACCTATAAGGATGTCGCTCTAGGCGATTGGTTCTATCCATATGTGAATGCTGCGCATAAGGCAGGTCTAATCACAGGCTTTAATAATGAATTTAAGCCGAATGACAAGATTACTCGTGAGCAGATGGCCGCAATTATCGTCAGAGCATTGGCCATCCCGGCGACGAAGCCTGGAACAGCGATTAAAGATATCAACACAGTATCGGCATGGGCCAAAGCAGATGTAGAGACCGTTGTTGCGACTGGTTTGATGTTAGGTGATGATAATCAATTTAAGCCTAAAGAGCTAGTAACCAGAGAAATGGCGGCTGTTGTAGCTACTAGAACCCATGATTATAAGAGTGGGAACAAAGTGGTTAGTCCAACTATTCAGAATACAGCAGTTAGTTCTTACATTCAGAACACAGCTGCCTTTTTGCAAAAAACAGTAACAAACCCGGTCATCTCCTCGGTTGGCGGGGACTGGACAGTCTTCGGGCTGGCACGTTCAGGTGTGAAGGTTCCAGATAGTTATTACACTAAGTACTATGCAAATGTAGAAGCGACTCTTAAAGAAAAATCAGGGAAGCTGCATAGCGTAAAATATACGGAATATGATAGAGTTATTTTGGCATTAACTTCAATCAACAAAAATATTGATAAAGTGGCGGGTTATAACCTACTGGAACCGCTCGCGGATTTTGATACTGTAATTAAGCAAGGTATTAATGGACCTGTGTTTGCTCTCATTGCACTGGACAGTAATCATTACGACATTCCAGTGGTTAAGGATGTAAAGACGCAGACGACTAGAGAGATGCTCATTGATTATATTTTGGGCAGAGAGATCAGCGGCGGTGGATGGGCACTAGGCAGTAATGCTACAGCGGCTGATCCAGATATCACGGGGATGGTCATTCAAGGCTTAACGCCTTATTACAAAACCAACGCCAAAGTAATAGCTGCTGTGGACCGGGGGATTGCTTGGTTATCCAAAACACAGACAGCAGACGGTGGTTTTGCAAGCTGGGAATCTACAAATTCCGAAAGCATCGCTCAGGTGATTGTAGCTTTAACTGGCCTTGGTATTGACCCGCATAAGGATTCCAGATTTATTAAAAATGGACATTCCGCAGTAGACGCATTGCTTAGTTTTGCTGCACCTGAAGGTGGCTTTTATCACGTGAAGCAGGGTGGAGTAGGCAATGGAGGCGCGCAACCAGGAGAAGTAGATCTTATGGCTACGGATCAGGCGATGTATGCACTGGTTTCCTATGATCGGCTCGTTAATGGCCAGACACGTCTTTATGATATGACAGACGTCAAATAGAATTTTATTTAGAGAGATAAGCAAGGGTAGCGTGTATACCCTTGCTTATTATTTAAGGTGGGACTAGAGAAATGAACAAGAAGAAATGGTTAACAGCGATACTAATCATAGGTGTATTGGCTATCGCCTTCTTTTGGGGCGGGGATTACCAGAAGAGCCCAAACAAGGTCGCTAATAGTAGCGTTGAGACACAGGTTATAGAGCCAGAGAACACTGCTTCCGCAACAAATGTTGATGTTGAACCCACTGAGGCAATCGCTACTGAGACAACAGAGATAACACCGTCAGCTACGCCAAGTGAAACAGCTAAGCCTATTGAAACCCTAAAACCAAATGAATCGGCAACACCAACGGAAGCTGTAACACCAACAGGAACTGCAGCACCAACAGAAGTTGTAACACCGGTCGTAACAACAAAACCTGCTGCAACGAAGCAACCGACCGCAACGCCGAAAGCGGCTAAAACGCCCGTGCCGGAAACGAAAGCGACGGCAAAACCCGTAACAAAACCTGATTCAAAAGTAGCGACAACAGAAACCAAGCAGGAACCGAAAAAGGATAAATTTCTTACCGATCCAGTGCCGAGCGGGAAACCTAAACCAGTGGAATGGCAAGATGCAACAGTAGATAAGAAGAAGCAATTAACGGCTACCTTGTCCGTCTCAGCGGCAACAATTTTAGATAACATGGATATTTTTAATGAGGATAAGCTTGAAGTATTGCCGGCAGATGGTATCATTTATAAAGCGCAGAAGGTAACCTTTTATGAAGGTGAGTCTGTGTTTGATGTTCTACTAAGAGAAATGAAGAAGAATAAAATCCATATGGAATTTAGCATGACGCCGATCTATAACAGTAATTATATTGAAGGCATAAATAATCTGTATGAATTTGATGCTGGAGAGCTCAGTGGATGGATGTACAAAGTAAATGGCTGGTTCCCTAACTACGGCAGTAGCCGTTATGTTCTCAAAGATGGCGATGTCATTGATTGGGTATACACTTGTGATCTAGGTCGAGATGTAGGTGGGTATGTAGCCACAGGAGGAGCTCAGAAATAATGAAGGATAGCTTTTCTACCTTTCATCCGTTTGTGAATTTTCTATATTTTGTTGTTGTATTGCTGTTTAGCATGGTGTTTATGCATCCTATATTTCAGGTGATCGCCCTTAGTAGTGCTGTAGCCTACTCAATTATGTTAAAAGGAAAAAAGGGCATCCGATTTAATCTGCTTTACATGATTCCTTTTCTGCTATTTATGGCAGTGATGAATCCTGTTTTTAATCATCAAGGGGTAACGATCTTGTTCTATTTAAACAACGGGAACCCCATTACGAAGGAATCGATTCTTTATGGCGTGGCAGCGGCGTGTATGTTTGTGACGGTAATTATTTGGTTCTCCTGTTATAACGTCGTGATGACCTCGGATAAGTTTATTTATATATTCGGAAAAATACTGCCGGCACTGTCGTTGATTTTTTCGATGGTGCTTCGTTTTGTTCCTAGATATTTAGCGCAAATCAAGGTGATTTCTAATGCTCAAAAATGTATAGGCCGGGATGTCTCACAGGGAAATCTCCTCGCGCGTGCGCGGAATGGGATTACGATTCTCTCCATTATGACCACCTGGGCTTTGGAAAATGCGATTGAGACAGCGGATTCCATGAGATCGAGAGGGTATGGATTGCCGGGCCGTACAAGCTTTTCTATCTTTCGGTTAGATGCCCGAGACAAAGTAGTTCTCTTGATCATGACAGGCTTAATTGCGCTGGTAGCCGTAGGGGCAGTGTTGGGTGAGAACACCATGAGATTCTATCCGTCGATTAAAGCGAGCACAATTACACCTTTTAGTATTCTTATATATATCGCTTATTTTGCGTTATGTATGATCCCAGTGCTCATCAATATGGTGGAGGAAATGAAATGGAAATCTATCGAATCGAAGAACTAAGCTTTACTTTTCCTGAACAAGAGCAAGCGGCTCTTTCGAATATTAATCTTACGATTGAAAGTGGAGACTTCATTACCATTTGTGGAAAGTCAGGCTGTGGCAAAAGCACTCTGCTTAGACAACTGAAAACAATCCTAACCCCACATGGCAATCGCCAAGGGGCAATTTATTATAAGGGTCAACCTGTAGAGGAGATCGATCAACGCACACAGGCAGCGGAAATTGGTTATGTACTCCAAAGTCCGGACAATCAAATTGTGACAGATAAAGTATGGCATGAGCTTGCTTTTGGGCTTGAGAGCTTAGGGTACGATAATTCTACGATTCGCCTGCGTGTGGCGGAAATGGCTAGTTTTTTTGGGATCCAGACCTGGTTTCATAAAAGTGTGACCGAGCTATCAGGCGGCCAGAAGCAGCTGCTTAACTTAGCATCCATAATGGCTATGCATCCCTCGGTTCTAATCCTCGATGAGCCTACCTCCCAGCTAGATCCTATTGCGGCTTCCGATTTTCTGGAGACGGTCAAAAAAATAAATCGTGAGCTGGGAACAACCGTGATCATGACCGAGCATCGTCTAGAGGATGTTCTTCCGCTTACAGATCGGTTGATTGTGCTGAATGAGGGAGCTGTGATAGCTGATGATCCCCCGCAAAAGGTGGGCGAGGTTTTATGTAAGCTGAACCATCCGATGTTTCTGTCCATGCCCTCACCGATGCAGATTGTTGCAGGAGTAGATCATGACTTAGTGTGGCCTGTTACTGTAAAGGAAGGACGCCAATGGTTGGATGCTTTTCTAAAGGGTAAGACTCCTGCAACGATGGCAGAAACTCAGCCTAGCACGAAAGAAGCCGGCCCTGTAGTCATAAAGTTTAAGGACGTATGGTTTAAATATGATAAAAATGGGCCGAATGTCATTAAAGATTTGTCGTTTGAAGTGAAGCAAGGGCAATTTTATTGTATTGTTGGCGGGAATGGAACAGGGAAGACATCGACGCTGTCGCTGATGAGCGGAATCCTTCAGCCTTATAGAGGGAAAGTTCTTATCGGCGGGAGCAACCCTGCGAAGATGAATGCCAAAGCGTTGTTTACTAACAATCTGGGTATCCTCCCGCAAAATCCGCAAACCTTATTTGTGAAAAAAACAGTCGAGCTAGATTTATATGAAATGTTATCCCAGCTCTCTTTGACGAAGGAAGAAAAAAACGCCAGAGTTGAAGCTGTGGTTAAGTTCGCAGAACTGGAACATCTCCTCTCCATGCATCCGTATGATCTCAGCGGGGGAGAACAACAGCGTGCAGCGTTGGCGAAGGTCCTTTTGTTAGAACCAAAGATTCTGCTGTTGGATGAACCGACCAAAGGACTGGATGGACCCTTCAAAGAGAAGCTAGCCGTATTCCTGCAAAAGCTCAATGCCGAAGGCGTTACTATTGTAATGGTCTCGCATGACGTTGAATTTTGTGCTAAGTATGCTGAGGTCTGCGCCATGTTTTTTGATGGAAGTATCATCACTACGAATGAAGCACAGAAGTTTTTTGCGGGAAACAGCTTCTATACAACGGCCGCCAACCGTATGGCGCGTCATGTATGGAATGAGGGAGTAACGATAGAGGGTGTGATTGATTTATGTCAAAGAAGCAGATAACGGATCGTCGTTTGAGTCGTCGAACTTTATTAGCGGCACTACTAATCCTCATAGTCATTCCAGCTACGATTTTATTAGGCATCTTTGTGCTAAATGATCGGAAGTATTATTTTATCAGTCTATTAATAGTTATCTATACGATGATTCCTTTTGCGATGGTGTTCGAGAAC
It contains:
- a CDS encoding S-layer homology domain-containing protein, whose product is MKKNKFLAWLLIVAVFITTFSTSVIPAQANGASSTLKGYVSVSVEKFTLGQGYIKEPIKVPIYEGDNGASLITRALGDGNYRHLGNIDSGFYLSEVKDSGRSEVNIPQYILDMISADGNTVGTKADPEWLSQFDYTSMSGWMYAVNNVFPPFGMTDYKPQDGDIIRTQFTTYGYGSDLGGWGEIPVQLANKDALTAEIAEINSDPNKETILDRPVVQSAVYQAYSVLENMASSQISVDHALVGLNHALDIEPPVITVSGIQDKQEVSNKEISFKVAVTDNVYSDIIPEVKLNGVTLSPANGEYKASLNSGSNAITVTALDGAGNKTNVTYQVTYKLETTVAVKQQLDKSLAYILNTVKNPSFGTGSGEWSILSLARANYTVPNGYYDLYYNNVATKIASIIKEDGKLDANKSTENSRAILGLTSIGKDITNVAGYDLRKALADYQYIQKQGNNGPIFALIALDSHNYEIPVVDGVTEQTTREKLVQYILDKEVKKGTEEAGGWALGVTKADVDMTAMAMQALAPYYATRDDVKAAVDRAIQWLSDNQNNQGGFTSWGSTSSESISQVIVALTGVGVDPHTDARFVKSGNSLIDALLSFAAPEGGFKHILTGKVDNMATDQGTYALVSYDRLINHSNRLFDMNDVKVEQPEEPGPGQPEGPKEFPLPSGENPKVEIPNDANDYIVPISTGDSNKEITVAIPEGNQSKVSVNLPSNSDLPQIEAIKGNVSVVIPKGAKVTSGDASAIELISALTGGESALKDSVNQIIPGDKKLDNILQTFSMGGSARVEFSQFITLTFKDLKGKDAAYIQNGTPHAIQKFASDDLGFASGKSEYAYDSGNDLIVKTNHFTDYIAYASSAVQTPGGDGGNGNGGGNGSGNGEGNGGNNGGGTTPSKPYVILSVDKLTINKGYVVPSVQVELQSGDTVWSVLKRVLDSRGIDYRDSWNSDFGSVYVESIAGDGEFDHGSGSGWMYNVNGKYPNYGASSYDLSAGDRIQWRYTTNLGVDLNAPIPTMSPTPTPKPGATPAPGGGATPEGSGDPNVSPSPTVTPKDPTQNTNDIKQLYTDADKISSWAYSAIETATVKGYIQGNNGQVNPKAYITRAEFTKILVSALELDIKSDKGITYKDVALGDWFYPYVNAAHKAGLITGFNNEFKPNDKITREQMAAIIVRALAIPATKPGTAIKDINTVSAWAKADVETVVATGLMLGDDNQFKPKELVTREMAAVVATRTHDYKSGNKVVSPTIQNTAVSSYIQNTAAFLQKTVTNPVISSVGGDWTVFGLARSGVKVPDSYYTKYYANVEATLKEKSGKLHSVKYTEYDRVILALTSINKNIDKVAGYNLLEPLADFDTVIKQGINGPVFALIALDSNHYDIPVVKDVKTQTTREMLIDYILGREISGGGWALGSNATAADPDITGMVIQGLTPYYKTNAKVIAAVDRGIAWLSKTQTADGGFASWESTNSESIAQVIVALTGLGIDPHKDSRFIKNGHSAVDALLSFAAPEGGFYHVKQGGVGNGGAQPGEVDLMATDQAMYALVSYDRLVNGQTRLYDMTDVK
- a CDS encoding DUF4430 domain-containing protein; the protein is MNKKKWLTAILIIGVLAIAFFWGGDYQKSPNKVANSSVETQVIEPENTASATNVDVEPTEAIATETTEITPSATPSETAKPIETLKPNESATPTEAVTPTGTAAPTEVVTPVVTTKPAATKQPTATPKAAKTPVPETKATAKPVTKPDSKVATTETKQEPKKDKFLTDPVPSGKPKPVEWQDATVDKKKQLTATLSVSAATILDNMDIFNEDKLEVLPADGIIYKAQKVTFYEGESVFDVLLREMKKNKIHMEFSMTPIYNSNYIEGINNLYEFDAGELSGWMYKVNGWFPNYGSSRYVLKDGDVIDWVYTCDLGRDVGGYVATGGAQK
- a CDS encoding energy-coupling factor transporter transmembrane component T, which gives rise to MKDSFSTFHPFVNFLYFVVVLLFSMVFMHPIFQVIALSSAVAYSIMLKGKKGIRFNLLYMIPFLLFMAVMNPVFNHQGVTILFYLNNGNPITKESILYGVAAACMFVTVIIWFSCYNVVMTSDKFIYIFGKILPALSLIFSMVLRFVPRYLAQIKVISNAQKCIGRDVSQGNLLARARNGITILSIMTTWALENAIETADSMRSRGYGLPGRTSFSIFRLDARDKVVLLIMTGLIALVAVGAVLGENTMRFYPSIKASTITPFSILIYIAYFALCMIPVLINMVEEMKWKSIESKN
- a CDS encoding ABC transporter ATP-binding protein translates to MEIYRIEELSFTFPEQEQAALSNINLTIESGDFITICGKSGCGKSTLLRQLKTILTPHGNRQGAIYYKGQPVEEIDQRTQAAEIGYVLQSPDNQIVTDKVWHELAFGLESLGYDNSTIRLRVAEMASFFGIQTWFHKSVTELSGGQKQLLNLASIMAMHPSVLILDEPTSQLDPIAASDFLETVKKINRELGTTVIMTEHRLEDVLPLTDRLIVLNEGAVIADDPPQKVGEVLCKLNHPMFLSMPSPMQIVAGVDHDLVWPVTVKEGRQWLDAFLKGKTPATMAETQPSTKEAGPVVIKFKDVWFKYDKNGPNVIKDLSFEVKQGQFYCIVGGNGTGKTSTLSLMSGILQPYRGKVLIGGSNPAKMNAKALFTNNLGILPQNPQTLFVKKTVELDLYEMLSQLSLTKEEKNARVEAVVKFAELEHLLSMHPYDLSGGEQQRAALAKVLLLEPKILLLDEPTKGLDGPFKEKLAVFLQKLNAEGVTIVMVSHDVEFCAKYAEVCAMFFDGSIITTNEAQKFFAGNSFYTTAANRMARHVWNEGVTIEGVIDLCQRSR